The Coffea eugenioides isolate CCC68of chromosome 8, Ceug_1.0, whole genome shotgun sequence genome has a segment encoding these proteins:
- the LOC113780615 gene encoding uncharacterized protein LOC113780615 produces MPTILIGIKVRGDDNHQKVNTTEPEILYGALRGVEDVPPLVVTSTSTTTETKTTMPQNPVPQFKDVFEEIKWEKLHGGTRKTFLYIVLLADARSKGHLALATATSGIAASILPCGRTAHSRFKISTDIFDGATCRVSKQTSLATIINEAKLIIWNKVPMSKKTTIEALDDLLRDLVNSEEVFGGKVVVFGGDFRQTVPVVRKGTKAEMINEFNYNNDTDAIEKLINIVYPEFKDSSKKLHCSQNRAILTTKNNFVDEINGQLIKKFLEDLTEYLSYDETLNQNHQSEYIDLLNTLTLSSLPPHRLLLKPNALIVLLRNFDPTEILCNGTRLIIKSLSKNVICAKIAVGDFCGKEVFIVTTPPSHRAYPRS; encoded by the exons ATGCCGACAATTCTAATTGGAATAAAAGTGAGGGGAGATGATAATCATCAAAAGGTCAACACCACTGAGCCCGAAATTCTTTATGGTGCCTTGCGTGGGGTTGAGGATGTACCACCCCTTGTGGTTACGAGTACAAGTACAACAACAGAAACGAAAACAACAATGCCTCAAAATCCAGTGCCACAATTCAAAGATGTGTTCGAAGAGAttaaatgggaaaaattacatG GTGGTACAAGAAAAACATTCCTGTACATAGTTTTGTTAGCTGATGCTAGATCCAAAGGCCATCTTGCACTTGCTACAGCTACATCAGGAATTGCAGCTTCCATTTTACCATGTGGAAGAACTGCACATTCCAGATTTAAAATTTCAACAGACATCTTTGATGGTGCAACATGTCGAGTCAGTAAACAAACTTCTTTAGCTACAATAATCAATGAAGCAAAACTAATAATTTGGAATAAAGTACCAATGTCTAAAAAAACAACAATTGAAGCTTTAGATGATCTCTTAAGAGATTTAGTGAATTCAGAAGAAGTATTTGGGGGAAAGGTAGTTGTGTTTGGTGGAGATTTTAGACAAACAGTGCCAGTTGTTCGAAAAGGAACAAAAGCTGAAATGATAAATGAAT TTAACTATAATAATGACACTGATGCAATTGAAAAGCTGATCAATATTGTGTATCCTGAATTTAAAGATTCTTCAAAGAAACTGCATTGCTCACAAAATAGAGCAATTTTAACTACAAAGAATAACTTTGTAGATGAAATAAATGGTCAATTGATCAAAAAATTTCTAGAAGATTTGACTGAGTACTTAAGCTATGATGAAACGTTGAATCAAAATCATCAGTCTGAGTATATTGATCTCCTGAATACTCTTACACTTAGTAGCTTACCTCCACATAGGTTGCTGTTAAAACCCAATGCCCTAATAGTtcttttaagaaattttgatcCTACTGAAATATTATGCAATGGAACTAGACTCATAATAAAGAGTTTGAGTAAGAATGTTATTTGTGCTAAAATTGCagttggtgatttttgtggcaaAGAAGTTTttattgtgacgaccccaccttctcATAGGGCCTATCCTAGAAGTTAG